The following coding sequences lie in one Onychomys torridus chromosome X, mOncTor1.1, whole genome shotgun sequence genomic window:
- the Tceal7 gene encoding transcription elongation factor A protein-like 7, whose protein sequence is MQKSCNEKEGKPKCSEPKMEDEHPRGAFEGQKMEGNFRQRLLQSLEEFKEDIDYRHFKGEEMAGEEDEMERCLEEIRSLRKKFRALHSNHSHPRDRPF, encoded by the coding sequence ATGCAAAAGTCCTGcaatgaaaaagaaggaaagccCAAGTGCAGTGAGCCAAAGATGGAGGATGAACATCCCCGTGGAGCATTCGAAGGCCAGAAAATGGAAGGGAATTTCAGACAGCGGCTGCTTCAGTCTCTTGAAGAATTTAAAGAAGACATAGACTATAGGCATTTTAAAGGCGAAGAAATGGCAGGAGAAGAAGACGAGATGGAAAGATGTTTGGAAGAAATACGAAGTCTGAGAAAAAAATTCAGGGCTCTGCATTCTAACCATAGCCATCCTCGGGACCGTCCTTTTTAA